The proteins below come from a single Bryobacter aggregatus MPL3 genomic window:
- a CDS encoding TlyA family RNA methyltransferase: MKQRLDQMLVERGLVSTREKAKALILAGKVLVNGQKIDKAGAGVVPESAIDLLEQLRYVSRGGLKLEGALRDFAIDPTGRIAIDIGTSTGGFTDCLLQHGATRVHCVDVGATQIDWKLKTDPRVVLHEHQNARLIEPSVIGELASLLVCDVSFISVTLLLDRFPALLEPAGEMVILVKPQFEVGRADVGKGGIVREDSLHQAACDKVESALRALGYTTRLLPSPILGGKGNREFLLHARPSR; encoded by the coding sequence TTGAAGCAGCGGCTCGACCAGATGCTGGTGGAGCGCGGACTGGTTTCCACCCGCGAGAAAGCCAAGGCGCTGATCCTCGCGGGCAAGGTACTCGTCAATGGACAAAAGATTGACAAGGCCGGCGCCGGTGTTGTACCGGAGTCGGCTATTGATCTTCTGGAGCAACTCCGCTATGTCAGCCGTGGAGGACTCAAGCTGGAAGGCGCGCTGCGCGACTTTGCAATCGACCCAACGGGCCGCATCGCAATCGACATCGGCACCTCAACGGGTGGCTTTACCGATTGCCTGCTCCAGCACGGCGCCACACGAGTCCATTGTGTCGATGTCGGCGCGACGCAAATCGATTGGAAGCTCAAGACCGATCCCCGCGTAGTTCTCCACGAACACCAGAATGCGCGGCTGATCGAGCCTTCCGTCATTGGCGAACTCGCGAGTCTGCTGGTCTGCGATGTGAGTTTTATTAGCGTCACGCTGTTGCTCGACCGCTTCCCTGCCCTGCTCGAGCCCGCAGGAGAAATGGTCATCCTCGTCAAGCCGCAGTTTGAGGTGGGCAGAGCCGATGTCGGCAAGGGGGGCATTGTGCGCGAAGATAGTCTGCACCAGGCTGCCTGCGACAAGGTAGAATCTGCGTTACGCGCGCTCGGGTATACGACGCGACTGCTCCCCAGTCCGATCCTGGGTGGCAAAGGGAATCGGGAGTTTTTGTTGCATGCCAGACCAAGTCGCTGA
- a CDS encoding polyprenyl synthetase family protein yields MTLKEYLANRVEIVERTLHTWVPAETVEPEVIHRAMRYSLFAGGKRIRPVLCMAAGDVIQPGADGIADAAVTLEMIHTYSLIHDDLPALDNDDLRRGQPTNHKVFGEAMAILAGDSLLTLAFQVLGSLQHVSAEVRSQLVVELASASGTVRGMIGGQVHDIEGEGMQPNAALLEKIHRAKTGALLRASVRMGAIYAGANAEQLAALSEYGEHTGLAFQIVDDILDIEESSEALGKTAGKDLYQQKITFPAVYGLAESKRMAEEERQKAHAALAPFGDRATRLIEIADLIVDRKS; encoded by the coding sequence ATGACGTTGAAGGAATATCTTGCCAACCGGGTTGAAATTGTCGAGCGGACCCTCCATACCTGGGTGCCTGCCGAGACGGTCGAGCCGGAAGTGATTCATCGCGCCATGCGCTATAGCCTCTTTGCCGGCGGCAAACGGATTCGTCCGGTGCTGTGCATGGCCGCAGGCGACGTCATCCAACCTGGCGCAGACGGCATTGCCGACGCCGCCGTCACGCTCGAGATGATCCACACCTATTCACTGATCCACGACGATCTGCCGGCTCTCGACAATGACGATCTGCGCCGTGGACAACCCACGAATCACAAGGTTTTCGGCGAAGCGATGGCCATCCTGGCCGGGGACTCGCTGCTGACACTGGCCTTCCAGGTGCTAGGTTCGCTACAGCATGTCAGTGCGGAAGTGCGCAGTCAGCTGGTGGTGGAGCTAGCCTCGGCCAGCGGTACGGTACGCGGGATGATTGGCGGCCAGGTACACGATATCGAGGGCGAAGGCATGCAGCCGAATGCGGCGTTGCTCGAGAAAATCCATCGCGCCAAGACCGGCGCGCTGCTCCGGGCCAGCGTCCGCATGGGGGCGATCTACGCCGGTGCGAACGCCGAGCAATTGGCAGCTCTTAGTGAATACGGTGAACATACCGGACTCGCATTCCAGATTGTCGATGACATCCTCGACATTGAAGAATCGAGCGAAGCGCTCGGCAAGACAGCGGGTAAGGATCTTTACCAGCAAAAGATCACCTTCCCTGCCGTTTATGGACTTGCCGAGTCGAAGAGAATGGCGGAAGAAGAGCGCCAAAAGGCCCACGCGGCCCTTGCTCCTTTCGGCGACCGTGCCACCCGTCTGATCGAGATCGCCGATCTCATTGTGGACCGCAAGTCTTGA
- the xseB gene encoding exodeoxyribonuclease VII small subunit, translating into MATEQDPSAAKTIEQDLDELERIVSHLEKDSMGLEESISLFEKGVALSESAKKRLDEAETRVEILMKRGSKVEAEPFSK; encoded by the coding sequence ATGGCCACTGAGCAGGACCCGTCGGCAGCCAAAACGATTGAGCAGGATCTGGACGAGTTGGAAAGAATCGTTTCCCATCTCGAAAAGGACAGCATGGGTCTCGAGGAGTCAATCAGCCTCTTTGAGAAGGGGGTTGCATTGAGTGAATCGGCGAAGAAGCGCCTGGACGAGGCAGAAACGCGCGTCGAAATTCTGATGAAGCGCGGCAGCAAGGTGGAAGCGGAGCCGTTCAGCAAATGA
- a CDS encoding NAD(+)/NADH kinase, translated as MPDQVADIQSVGIISKPNVPRARSIVPGLVDWLAQRNISIRADEETAHYAQLREWVPRERVPVDTQLVIVLGGDGTLLSAARAIGGMDIPLLAVNLGGLGFLTSVTVEELYPELERTLQGEQRIGMRRMLRVEIHRGGSRVSSYEALNDAVITKTSLARMIDVAVHVDSHFVSSYKADGLIVSTPTGSTAYSLSAGGPIIFPQVDAISVTPICPHMLTHRPVIVPGDSVIRLENRAMDRDAYLTIDGQVGEPLLAGDEVLCERSPFAIRLIRPPKMLFFDVLREKLKWGER; from the coding sequence ATGCCAGACCAAGTCGCTGACATCCAGTCTGTTGGGATCATTTCGAAGCCAAATGTGCCGCGAGCACGCAGTATTGTGCCCGGGCTGGTCGACTGGCTGGCCCAACGCAATATCTCGATCCGGGCAGATGAAGAAACCGCCCACTATGCGCAGCTTCGCGAGTGGGTTCCCAGGGAACGGGTTCCGGTCGACACACAACTCGTCATCGTACTTGGTGGCGACGGCACCCTTTTGAGCGCAGCCCGGGCCATTGGAGGCATGGACATTCCACTGCTCGCGGTGAATCTGGGAGGGCTTGGCTTTCTTACTTCCGTCACGGTCGAGGAACTCTACCCCGAACTCGAACGGACCCTGCAAGGGGAACAACGCATTGGAATGCGCCGGATGCTCCGGGTGGAGATCCACCGTGGTGGTTCTCGTGTATCCTCATACGAGGCGCTCAACGACGCCGTCATCACCAAGACGTCGTTAGCGCGCATGATTGACGTGGCTGTCCATGTAGATTCCCACTTTGTCTCGAGTTACAAAGCGGATGGATTGATTGTTTCGACGCCCACCGGTTCAACTGCGTATTCGCTGAGCGCGGGGGGGCCGATCATCTTTCCTCAAGTGGATGCCATCAGTGTTACCCCTATCTGCCCTCATATGCTGACTCACCGGCCCGTGATTGTTCCGGGAGACAGCGTGATCCGGTTGGAGAATCGCGCCATGGATCGCGATGCGTATCTCACAATCGATGGTCAGGTTGGCGAACCGCTGCTGGCTGGGGATGAAGTCCTTTGCGAACGCAGTCCGTTCGCAATTCGTCTGATCCGTCCGCCCAAGATGTTGTTCTTCGATGTACTCCGCGAAAAACTGAAATGGGGCGAACGTTGA
- a CDS encoding lactate racemase domain-containing protein: protein MPLPRMLRVRQSFPDRAVKDIPATVAAELRSADFASKLKPGSSVAIGVGSRGIANIATIVRAVVDYWKSVGMKPFIFPAMGSHGAASPEGQAMVLGKYKINEETMGCPVRSQLEVVALGTTPEGITAYLDKLAYESDGVMLVGRVKWHTDFEGIIESGLYKMMAIGLGKFAGAQYYHTFAYKIGLGTMIRSVGRQVLASGKILGGLAILEDANHSTAQLTAVPVEEMEAREEQLLELVKSWQGHVPVQELDILILDEIGKEISGAGMDTKVVNRGVNGEYNPWQGPPKIHRVFVRDLSKDTYGSAVGMGMADVIHSRILPKIDWKPTQINSLTASSPSAIRTPVHFDTDRECLERFLPTVGKHDLSQVTIVRIKNTLGLVDLEMSENLRAEIEANPNLTIVEGPYDFPLDDAGNMLPLEASHGH, encoded by the coding sequence ATGCCACTTCCCCGGATGCTCCGCGTCCGCCAAAGTTTCCCTGATCGCGCTGTAAAAGACATCCCAGCCACAGTCGCCGCCGAGTTGCGGAGCGCGGATTTTGCCTCAAAGCTGAAGCCTGGTTCTTCCGTCGCCATTGGCGTCGGGAGCCGGGGCATTGCCAACATCGCCACCATCGTGCGCGCTGTTGTCGATTACTGGAAATCTGTCGGGATGAAGCCCTTCATCTTCCCCGCGATGGGAAGCCATGGAGCCGCCTCCCCCGAAGGCCAGGCCATGGTGCTTGGCAAATACAAGATTAATGAAGAGACGATGGGATGCCCGGTCCGGAGCCAACTGGAAGTTGTCGCTCTCGGCACCACGCCCGAAGGGATCACCGCCTATCTCGACAAGCTCGCCTATGAAAGCGATGGTGTCATGTTGGTCGGCCGCGTCAAATGGCACACCGACTTTGAGGGCATCATCGAGAGCGGTCTCTATAAGATGATGGCGATCGGGCTCGGTAAGTTTGCCGGTGCGCAGTACTATCACACCTTTGCTTACAAGATTGGGCTGGGCACGATGATCCGTAGCGTGGGCCGCCAGGTTCTGGCCAGTGGCAAGATTCTGGGTGGTCTCGCGATTCTCGAAGATGCGAACCACTCCACCGCACAGCTCACCGCAGTGCCGGTGGAAGAGATGGAAGCACGCGAAGAACAGTTGCTCGAGCTGGTGAAGAGCTGGCAGGGCCATGTCCCAGTCCAGGAACTCGACATCCTGATCCTTGACGAAATTGGCAAGGAGATCTCCGGCGCCGGCATGGATACCAAAGTGGTGAACCGCGGCGTCAATGGCGAATACAACCCGTGGCAGGGACCGCCGAAGATCCACCGCGTCTTTGTGCGCGATTTGAGCAAGGATACCTATGGCAGCGCGGTCGGCATGGGCATGGCCGACGTCATCCATTCGCGCATTCTCCCGAAGATTGATTGGAAGCCAACGCAGATCAATTCGCTGACTGCCTCTTCGCCTTCCGCCATCCGTACCCCCGTGCACTTTGATACCGACCGCGAATGCCTCGAACGCTTTCTCCCGACGGTTGGCAAGCATGACCTCAGCCAGGTCACCATCGTCCGTATCAAGAACACACTCGGGCTTGTCGATCTCGAAATGAGCGAGAATCTGCGCGCCGAAATCGAAGCCAATCCGAATCTCACCATTGTCGAAGGGCCGTATGACTTCCCGCTCGACGACGCCGGCAACATGTTGCCGCTCGAGGCGTCTCATGGCCACTGA
- a CDS encoding dicarboxylate/amino acid:cation symporter: protein MKKISLTSWIFIAMATGIVLGIAVPDFAKELAPVSSVFLRLIKSIIAPLVFATLVYGIAGTGSAKTMGRIGLKSILYFEVVTTIALFLGLAAVNLVKPGIGVNLPHETAQLAANKVTLSGMLEHTFPSSIIEAMSKGEVLQIVIFAFIFGTACTTIGTKAKSVVDWCKSLSDIMFEYTKFIMYFAPFGVGAAMAVTIGSKGIGVLFNLGQLIATLFASLLIFVVVVLGAVMVIFKIPMRRFIQAVKDPYILAFSTASSEAALPQAMENMERFGVPKHIVSFVLPTGYSFNLDGSTLYLSLASVFIAQAAGVEMSFGTQLMMMLTLMLTSKGVAAVPRASMVVLSGTLATFDLPLEGVALVMGVDTIMDMARTSVNLLGNCLATAAVAKWEGVELPTGDLEPIEAAIEAPV, encoded by the coding sequence TTGAAAAAGATATCACTTACATCCTGGATCTTCATTGCGATGGCAACCGGCATCGTACTCGGCATCGCAGTACCGGACTTTGCAAAGGAACTGGCGCCTGTATCGAGCGTCTTCCTCCGGCTGATTAAGAGCATCATCGCTCCGCTTGTCTTTGCCACCCTGGTCTACGGCATCGCTGGCACAGGCAGCGCCAAGACCATGGGCCGCATTGGTCTGAAGTCGATTCTCTATTTTGAGGTGGTAACAACCATCGCGCTGTTCCTCGGGCTGGCCGCAGTGAATCTGGTGAAGCCCGGCATCGGCGTCAATCTCCCGCACGAGACGGCGCAACTTGCCGCCAACAAGGTTACGCTTTCGGGAATGCTCGAGCACACTTTCCCCAGTTCCATCATTGAGGCGATGTCCAAAGGCGAAGTGCTGCAGATCGTCATCTTTGCCTTCATCTTCGGCACGGCCTGCACCACCATCGGCACCAAGGCCAAGAGCGTTGTCGATTGGTGCAAGAGTCTCAGCGACATCATGTTCGAGTACACGAAGTTCATCATGTACTTTGCCCCCTTTGGCGTCGGTGCGGCCATGGCTGTGACCATCGGCAGCAAGGGCATTGGAGTTCTCTTCAACCTGGGACAGTTGATCGCCACCCTCTTCGCGTCCTTGCTGATCTTCGTTGTCGTGGTGCTGGGAGCGGTGATGGTGATCTTCAAGATCCCGATGCGGCGCTTTATCCAGGCCGTCAAAGATCCCTATATTCTGGCCTTCTCAACCGCTTCAAGCGAAGCCGCCCTGCCGCAGGCCATGGAGAATATGGAGCGGTTCGGTGTTCCGAAACATATCGTCAGTTTCGTTCTGCCCACCGGCTATAGCTTCAATCTCGACGGCTCCACGCTCTACCTCAGCCTCGCTAGCGTCTTCATCGCGCAGGCAGCCGGCGTCGAGATGAGCTTTGGCACACAGCTCATGATGATGCTCACCCTGATGCTCACTTCCAAGGGCGTAGCCGCCGTGCCACGGGCCTCGATGGTGGTGCTCAGCGGTACGCTTGCGACCTTCGACTTACCGCTCGAGGGCGTTGCGCTCGTGATGGGCGTAGACACGATCATGGATATGGCCCGCACCAGCGTGAACCTGCT